Genomic DNA from Canis lupus dingo isolate Sandy chromosome 32, ASM325472v2, whole genome shotgun sequence:
ggcggtgcgGGGCCGCAGCTCCCGCGGGGGACGGGTCCGGGGCGCcgagcggggctggggggcggccgGCTGCTGGGGCAGGTGCCTTGGAACGCAGCGCGGTGCGTGGTCTTTTCTGCCTTGTGATCAGCCCCCGagtctccctctccatctccatccctctccctccatctctccatctctccatccatctctctctctctctctctctctctctctctcccccgcccccctcaatttccaggttaaaaaaatagacatgtacATCTCAGAAAATAGCAAAGGGCCCCTGCGGGCGGGGCGGAGGCCGGAGcgcccgcggggccggggcggtgGCGCTCAGGACGAGCTCTCGTTCTCGGACGCGTGCAGCaggaggccgccgccgccgccggactTGTGCTTCTTCAGCAGCTGCGTGATCTTCTCGTCGTCCGAGTTGGGGTCCAGGGGCTTGTTGTAGTCGTCGTCCTCCTCCTCGTTCTCCGAGGCCCCCTTGAGCCGCTCGGTCTCCGAATCCTGCTTCTTCTTGGCCGTGGCCATCTCGGCCGCGTGCTTCTTCCTCCACTTGGTCCGGCGGTTCTGGAACCAGACCTGGGGACCaagagagggatggggaggggaggggaggggaggggaggggaggggagcggagacGGGGCGGCCGGGGTTGAGGCGGGCGGATCCAGGCACAGCCGCCTCTCCCGCGCCCCCAGGTCGCGCCCCCAGGCCGCCCCCGGCcaccctcccgccctccctccgaGACCTCCCCGGCCGGGGCCGTCACTGTCCGTGCCCAACGCCCCGGCTTCCTCCCAGGATCCGGCACCGACGGACCGACTGCCGTTGCCATAGCGATGGTAACACAGGAGGACGGACGGTGTCAGCGAGCTCGCTCTCCGAAGAGAAAACACTCGGGAACTGAAGTTTCCCTAAAAACGAGTCCGCCTTCCTACTTCCTAGTCTGAAGTAGAAGAGCTCTCGCCTTCCTAAGTTTGCTTCACAATATgcctgtgattttatttgttgtttactTTCTTAGATGAATACTTTCAAACGACTTGGAGCGAGCGTTCTTGCTTTTTAGTGTGACTTGTGGGAGAAAGCACAGCATTTACCCCAATTACCTCTGTTCTCCTTTTCGATTTTGGAGGTTGGTCCGTTTCCCCTATCTCAAGTCTGAACCCACACAAACACGGTAGGTAAACACTCTCCTCCCCATTTACACTCGCAATGTACCACatcaagtcaaaaaaaaaaaaaaggatttgctaAAACACAAACCTCAAATCGCTAATAATAATCAACATAGATGCTTGAAAATATTGAATAGGTAGGTTAGCTAGAATCATCACAGTAGTTTGTGTGTGAGTCTCTCTCTGTGGCTTAATGTTTTTCATAAAACCAAATCAAGCTGAAATTTTCACTAGgttttttaagtgaaatgttgCCAATTAAATTATTTCCCACTGTTAGCATGACTAccctttcaaatattattttaatattgttcttctccaagacatttattttatataacaaatattttagctATTCACGGTGTTTGACACCGTGTGTGATACACATAATTTAACCTAAAGCATCAGCAATAAGCAACCAATTTCCCAAAGATATTATCCTCTTTTTTATGCTTCtcatccattttctcatctgttatgTATTTTATCTAGAGAATCAGAATTGTtaagaaagtgatttttattttccttatacaGCTATAATAATTCACTTCTAGCCACACAGACATATTTACGGTGACAAATGAACACTTCCAGATTACTGTGGTAGGCTCTGTACCAAccattgcaaaaataattttttactgtgATGGTATTCTAATGGTCACATACAAAATCACTTCTGAAATGCATTTTATGATGCTTGCCCCCAGGGGAAATACACTCTAACCAGCAGACGTGGCTAACAGTTATTCCTACTTAATTTAAGGAGCAACAAAATTACTAATGAAAACAGACTTacactcctccctcctccccccccccaaaaaaaccaccCAAATATAATAAACTGAAGAAGAAACTCAAATGAGAATACTGGAAATATAGGAAACCACTTTAATTTGCCTAGCTGgttcaatctttttatttttcagggaaaGACTTCTCAAATTTGATTTGAGAAAATATACTGTACAACTCAATTATAAGCtaagtgacattttaattataaattgttGTCACAAACAGTAAATATGGTACTTCTGTTTATAAACTTAGACAGGATTCTTTCATAACACGGTAATAATCTTGTCAAATCACTTGGAAAATTGCTATTCCAAAGTGATGATCCTCAGCTGAACTAAAAGCAGATTCATCCCTGTAAGTGGTTGGATCTtgccgatttttttttttaacctgcaaGTTAACATAGTAGCTAGCCCTATAAGGCTGATCTACATCAGGAAATTATATAACTAACGGAGCCTGACTTGACAAACAAAAGCTTGAATAACCTTACAGATAGAATAAATAGAAGCTATCTAACTGGCCTGATCTCTACTCTGGGCTGATATTTCGGTAATGCTTTTATTCTCCAATAATGGCGAGCTCCCCCAGCACAGGCTGCTATCTAGATTAACCTAATTTCAAAGGCGGGGGCTTGATTCCTTTTGTTCATCAACAGTTTGCCCGCCTCAAGACCCCAGGGCCTTTGtaacccccactcccacccctttcGCTGATTTCATCTTCTCCCCTGGCTCCTCAGATCCGCACCCCCGAGCGGCTGTTTGTTAGAGGGGgatgcgcgcgcgcgcgcacgtgtgtgagtgtgtgtgtgtgtgtgtgtgtgtgcgcgcgcgcgcgtgtgctGGGGATTGGGAGACCATCCCTCGAGGTTTGCAAGGTCTGCTCACCTTGACCTGACTCTCCGTCATCCCCAGCGAATAGGCCAAGCGAGCCCTCTCGGGACCCGCCAAGTATTTCGTTTGTTCGAAAGTCTTCTCCAGAGCGAAGATCTGCTGGCCCGAAAACGTGGGTCTCGTGTGTTTTCTCTTCCCGTCTTTGTCCAACAAAATGGATCCTTGATCTGCGAGAACAGATAAACAAGGGAAGTGGGGAGACAGTCCGTTACAAGCGGCGCTACTGAAAAGAAACGAATTCAAAAAACAGTGTTTTCTGGACAGCCTGTACCGTCGCAGACAGCAGAATGGTCTGGCGCTTCCAGTCCCACCGCGCGCCTTGGCCTTTCTACGCCCACCTGTTTTAAAAAGCCCGGTGTGTTTGGAGCAGCAGTAAACAACCTTCTGTTGAACCCAGACGTCAAACAGTGAGGCAGCGCATTGCTGAAGTTTTCCGGGGCGGAATCGCCAGGCCCCCGTAAATTGAGGAATGCGGGGAGAAGGCCCCTCTCGCCTCCCAGCCTAGTAGTGCTCGCTCGGCCTCGGAGACTTTGCACGAGGATGActaattttcccttccttttctttttttcttttttcttttcttttcttttttctccttgaacGCTTTCCTAACCTGTGCCTGCACAACAAAGGACGCCTTGTTTTTTGCACACAAGAGAGCTAAATCGCCCCCCAAGTCTAAAGCCGCTGCGGCcgagggggaggggggtgccgcCTTTGTTGGCGGTCCCTGTAGGGCCATCAGAACTAATACAATAGCGTCTCCCCGACACCCTCACCAGCCTGGGCCGCCCTCGGTCCCCAGGCTTCCCGAGGGAGCCTCCCCTTGGCTCCCGCAACCTCCCTTAGTTACACGGAAGAGGTGtaactctttctctttccatcaaGTGGAAACTTGCGGGACTCGGTCAAGAGCAGAGAACAGAGCAAGAAAAAGACCCGGACAGGGTCTCGAACTCCACCTGGAAGGCTAGGAGCCTCTGCGGAGGTGGCCAACCACCCAGAAGGTTGGAACGATCGCCGGTCAACTCGGTTACAAGCAAGGTCGCGGTGGGACGTGCACATTCCCCAGCCCTTCTGCCGCGACCTCGTTTTTCCTCTGGTTCGTTTTCTTGTTAGGATGTTGGAGGCCGCGATGCCTCTCAATATTCCCAGGCCCAAGACGTCCCGGCCCTTCGCCACCcacacacccccctcccctcccggggcCAAGGCAGGTGGGAAAGCGAGAGCCCCGCGGAGGGGAGTGGCCCGAGTGACTGAGCTCGCTCCAGCTCCTGCCGCGGGCCTGGAGTCTAGGGGCTCACTGGGCCCGAAAgtactggggtgggggtgggggtgggggagctcctCGAAGGCGGAGAGGTTAGGTGGGGACTCCCTGGGCCGAGACGTAGGTGCAAATATACGCGCTCGCTCGGGGCTGTGGGGGGCTTGCAGCTGTcgttccccgccccccaccccggtccGCAGAGAGGCCAGCTCGGCTGGCGTAGGTGGGGTGCAGCCCCAGCCGACTACGCGCGGGAGCCGGGAAAGAAGAGGTGGAGGCGGGGGCGCAGCGGCCTCACCTGCCCTTCCCACATCCTTAACCCGGGCAGGGCCTGAGGTTGCCGTCAGGCTGTTCCAGAGCAGCCGGGGCCTCGCATGAGACCCACGCCCGGCACCGCGTTGTTTTCAACGCGAAATGTTTTCCTGCACACCCGCTCCTCGAGGCGTGCCCAAGACTTGGAGAGAGGGGGGCGCTTGGACGCAGGCTCAGGGAAGCCAGAGTCCCTCCACGAAAACGCTGGCAGAGCCTACAGTATCGTGCGATTCTGGCGCTGCCAAACTACTGGGGAGCCAAGAGGGTGCACGGATCCCCGTGCACAGCAGGGGCCATGGCCCGAGCGTGAGCGGGACACGCACAACTGGACTCGGGGCGACCATACTCACGAGGGGTGCAGGCCAGGCGGGCGTCCCTCCAGGGCGGGCTCTGCATAACTCCTGGCCAGAAGATGGGCGTCCGGCCGGGCAGTTCAGCCAGCGGTTTGGGGTACCGACCTACGGCGGCCACGGCCGCTGCGCTGGGGCTGAAGTAgagcccgggcggcggcggcggcggactCAGGCTGCTGAAGCGGGGCAGGCCCGCGAGCAGCCCCGctggggaggaggcggcggctgcagcggccgccgccgccgcggcggCTGCGGAAGCGGAGGAAGCGGAGgtggacgaggaggaggaggaggaggaggaaccgGAGGGCGAGGCGGAGGGCAGGGCGGCCCCTGAGGCCACGGGCATGGAGGGCCGGCTCAGGATGTCGTTGATGCCATGGGGGGTGGCGGCTGAGAGCTGCTGTGGGGGGCTGCCCAGGGACGAGAGCCCCCCCGCGGGCGGGGGCTTCAGGCTGCCTGGGTTGTGGGCGCCCAAAGGCGGGGAGGGCGACGACGAAGAGgacgaggaggacgaggaggaggggGGGCCGGCGGGCAACGGGGGGTACGCCGCGGGGTACAGCGGGGTCTTCATTTCGGCCATGCTGTGCAGGGCGGCCAGGGGCGGGCTGCTGAGCAGGAATGCGCTCTGCCGGGTGCCCTCCATCGCCCCCACCGCTAACATCCCACGGCCCGGCCGGAGCCCGCAGCCACTCAGGGGGGGCGCCGGCCGGTGCCCCGGCGGGGCTCGGGAGAGCGGGGAGTGCCGAGGGCGCGAGCGAGCCGCCGCTCCGCGCTCCCGGAGGCGACCTGCCCACTGGGCCGAGAACGCGGCGGCCGAGAGGTGCTCTCGAAGCTGCGCAGCAGAAATGTCCAAAGGCGCCGCTGGAGAGGCGGTGGCTCGCGGATCCGCGCGCGTCCGGGCGGCTTTGGCTGTCCTTTCGCTCCTAGTCGTGGACTCGATctcagtttcttctctcttcctccctcttcctcgcCTCTCAGTGTGCGCTACTTCTCATCTTCTCTCCGCCCTCCCCGAGAAATAAGCAAAGCAAGACCCAGGCCGGCCCCAGAGTTTGCAACAAAGTTAAGAGTCACTGGGTCTCCACTTGGATGCTGGAGCGTGGGGACTGGCTCGCTGTCCTTGGGGAGGCTCGGAGGGCTCCCGGTTCCGCTGGACGCGCTCCTCCAATCTCACTCGGCCGCTCTGTTCTTTCTCCGCGAGGCTGATTCGCACTCGGCGCTCCCCGCTCGCGAGGAGAGAGCGCATCCAGCCCGCGGGAGGATCTCGCCTCCGGGCGGCCTTCCTCCGCCGGCTCGGCCCGGGGCGGGTGCGCCAGGAAGGGCAGTGCCACCAATCCCCGCGCCCACGGGACTCGGCGCGCCTACCCGCTTTCCCCTCTGGGCCACGGGGCACCGGAGttgcaatattgaaaaagaaaaagagggagggggcAAAAAAAGAAGCCCGCAGAAAAACAAAGACCAAGTGTGAAAAGTCTGAAGGCTCCGTTCGTCGGTCCACCTCCGTAGACGGGCCTGGagacccccgccctcccccccccagcaccctctcctcttctcactctccgcctttgcctctcctctctcGCATTTTCTTCGCAGCTTTACAGTCTT
This window encodes:
- the NKX6-1 gene encoding homeobox protein Nkx-6.1, encoding MLAVGAMEGTRQSAFLLSSPPLAALHSMAEMKTPLYPAAYPPLPAGPPSSSSSSSSSSSPSPPLGAHNPGSLKPPPAGGLSSLGSPPQQLSAATPHGINDILSRPSMPVASGAALPSASPSGSSSSSSSSSTSASSASAAAAAAAAAAAAASSPAGLLAGLPRFSSLSPPPPPPGLYFSPSAAAVAAVGRYPKPLAELPGRTPIFWPGVMQSPPWRDARLACTPHQGSILLDKDGKRKHTRPTFSGQQIFALEKTFEQTKYLAGPERARLAYSLGMTESQVKVWFQNRRTKWRKKHAAEMATAKKKQDSETERLKGASENEEEDDDYNKPLDPNSDDEKITQLLKKHKSGGGGGLLLHASENESSS